The Vigna angularis cultivar LongXiaoDou No.4 chromosome 6, ASM1680809v1, whole genome shotgun sequence genome contains the following window.
tgtgtgtgtcttttctatcaattgctagtattcttgtttccaatcttaaagcttgcatgtaatagaGATGTTCATGGCTTGATCTTTGATTCATGGGTATGGGAACGTATCTTGTGTAATctagaactgaaacaagagtcctagTGGTTCGTTGATTCTagaaatggaagatgattcacttgttgtcttagatcctagttcttaatgcgggttttacTTATTAGATTTTCCAATAAATTAGAGTTTAATAGGGAAAaactaggctctttcacctaaggaattaagGCTAGAGTAAttttgtggattgactttagtaattTGAGGGAGAAGAGATGAAATTGTGTATGCACAAGAGTAAataggtgaaaactaaccttaacaatgtcatttcataccatttctagtctagTCCATGTGTAAGTGTCTTCAAACACCAAAGTCCAAACTTgcataattgaaatttaatcttcttgtttttcaattaatatgtTGTTCTAGAGTCTATACGAGTTGTTAATAGTGTAATTAACTAGTATTATGCGAGTCTgttggaaaacgatacttgatcttaccattttatattaccagaacaatttggtacacttgtcaatgaGTTTAACGGTGTCTCACAAAAGAAGGCAACTTGGAGATCACTCTAGCCAAGAGCTCACAAGCTTCTAGAAGGTTTGCTCTCTAAGCTAAGTTTTTACCTTAGACCCATGTGTCCCCTTTGGGCCCATATCCTCTAGGCCCAAAGCCCTACACTATAATCCAAGGCCCAAAtgcaaaacttaaaagaaaccCTAAACTACTTGGCTCATTATACAAGAcctaaaataaacttaatttatacTCACTAATAGTTTGTGCGATAAGAGCTTAAGCCCACCTTTTACAGATAACTTCAACTCTTCTTAAGTATGTTTAACTTTGACTGAGGGATATGACATCAAAAGAGAAAATGATGATGGAGGTGAATGATGGAGAAgagagggaaaaagaaaaatggtgaTGAAaggtgaaagaagaagaaaaaataaacaaaaacttaTATGTGGTCAGCTTTTAGACTATACAACTAATTTAATGGAATGACCTATAttcaatgtttttaaataaaattaaggctcgattataaaaaaaattatggaatcacattaaataaactccaatattaaaaaaatactaattgaactttagataaaatttaaaagttttaatatgCTTGAAAATTGGTTCGAacgaatttaaaattaaatttcatactTGCAAAAAAAAAccatagaaaaaaaagaaaagttaaagaaaCGAACAAAGAAAGGTGTCAATCTAATATATCATAGTTCAAAGtaatatcaaatatgaatttatataagaaaaaaaacaatagtAGTAGTAAAACAATGATAATTTTATACCCATgtttatgtgtatgtgtgtctacttttattttatataataaaaaaataaaaattagttttatactTAACACAAAGTTATTTAGAAAAATCCGGCGAATCTGTCGCCGCTGAAGAGTATCAGGTCGACATTAATCTTGCCGTCAACTACAGGCTTAAGGTATAAAAGCCGTCAACCACAGGCTTAAGGTATACAGGGGAAGGCGCAAACACGCGAGACAGGTACGTCACTCTTCTTATCAAGATTTCTTCTCAGTTGATATTTTGCTATTATTATCTCACTTTCGATTCTCTATCATTAGACCGTAAAGTTTATAATGAAGAACAGGAAAACTGAGAAGCATATTCACAAttgttgtacttttttttttgtaaaaaaaattgctaCGGatatatcttataaaaaaatttataagaaatttttgctaatttttaaatattatggtaattaattattattgatcTAAATTTTTAggaaaaatggaaagaaataattttcttgcaattttcttttgtaagaaATATGCAAAAAAAAACTGTATAAAGTATAGAAAATTTTAGCAGTGGTTTGAGAGTTTCGCTTACTTGTTTGATATGTCCAATAGTAAAATCACAATATGCTAAATAACATTAATCTTTGTTATGCTAaccttaattttcaaaatatttcatgactaaaggataaaaattacttttgaaattactttaaatttgattataatcAGAGATCATAACGAGTCAGGTCAAACGTAGATAATCTGATTTACAAATGAAACCTGCAATCCATTTGCTCCCATGCATATATCTGTTTTAAAAAAACTCGACGGTATTTAAAAATGTATCACctgcaaatattaaaaaaaatattatatacatttttaaaataaaattaaaaaatattaaaatataatataaattaaaatttatttttaattaaaattaatctaataaaatataaattaattttattttaaatttaatttaatttaataaaatataattttatctttatttttatgttttgtaagTAACAGATATTTGTAAACCgggtaatataatatttatatttgactcgtttataagaaaatattaaaatatttattataaaaaaatattaaaatattcattatatgctatttgtatatataaatatctataaatactAACTACTCGTAACATATTATCTGTGCATACATGCATATAAGTaaggaattttttttccaatctAATTATAAGACAGTGAGTAAAAAACATAGtcttattattttgaaaaggttaaTACTCAGttccaaaaagagaaaaaaaactgtATTGTAAAGATAATCTCGAAGAATAGttataattaaactaaacaaTAATTTGAtgtaaattcataaaaataaatagtgtgatataaaatatcagaaaaaataaaaataaatagtgtgatataaaatatcagaaaaaataaaaataaatagtgtgATATAAAATATCAGAAAAGTAATACCAAACAGATGTTCTATTATTATCAATATACTTACTTATATATGTAATGAAAAGGtgtaaataagaaaatattccTACGTACACAAAATCCTAGATTCTGAATTAAAtaagagaaacaaaagaaaatgaaaataattaaaaaaaatacctaaATTAGAAAAGATTAAACGTAAAAtttagtaaatagtaaatagtttaagtaaaaaagaaaaaatatataaaaaagttaaaagctaacattttaaaaaaatgtcacttCAAGtactgttttaaaaaaatattacaatctCATATGTTAAAAATTGCTTACTAAAATTTACATATAAGGTTAAGGAAATCCTTAATTAGtaaatatagttaaaaatgAGTTGAAATGATGTGAGAAACCTCAAACAAAAAAAGTTTTTCCATTCTCATactattttgtataaaaaaaatttatgttttcttcatttttaatacacaaaaaagaaattagttGAGGTtgttatatcaataaaaataacagtaaTATCACAACAGctaattaagtaaaatttgaataatatcATTACATATTTAAACACACCGTAAgagattatattataaaaactataacCTTTAATAAGGAAAAATACACACTGAGCCTATATTCTTCAATAAAAGTAAAACGAAAGATAAAAtgtctaattaaattttaaaaaaaggtgAGATATATATATCCTCATTGATAAACAAAGACAGCATATTATAACCCTAACTATCTTCAAATGTTTTATGTCAAGGGTTTATGCACCCACCAATATCTCATTCATTTCTCTCAATCTATCTATCTATAATATTTAAGCACTAAAAAATCTATCTATATCTATTTATCTATCTACACTatttaaacactaaaaaatctatttatctatttatctatctataatatttattaaaaagctTTTACACTCACTTATTTCACTACTTTTcatcctctctttttctttatatatatatatatatatatatatatatatatatatatatatatatatatatatatatatatatatatatatatatatatatatatatatatatatatatatatatatatatatatatatatattaatgacaAATTTCACTTTTGTTAGACATTTTTTATGGATTGTAAAATAGTAGTTATTaatatcaaacattttttttttcaaataatcataattctatatatctatctatatctatttctatctatatatatttctctctatatataattaatgaatgCAGAATCTAGAATCTGGAATAGAAATAACTAAGCAACAATAGTTATCCATGAAATTGCCACCGAAGACAGTTTGATACGTTTTATTGAATTCAAATCATAAGTACTGATAGACCATTGAACtggaaagggaagagaaaggTTCATTTAAAGTCGAAGATACAGACCATAAAATTATCCTTAAACAGCACTGTCTTCACTTGGTAGCTTTTATGTGTTCAATGATGATTGGAATTGGAAGGGCCTTGTTCATCTGGGGTGGGATTGAAGTTGAAATAGAATGGATTTGCAgcggatgaagaagaagcattcCCAGGAGCAGTTGTCGGAGCAGCATacggtggtggtggtggtggtggtggtggaagtgACATATAAGGGTAAGGAGCATTCTGATTTGGCGCCGGAAGCACCTGCTGTCCCGCCATGACTGGGACAGTGTCATCCCTGGGAACAACATCAACAAGAAAATCAAACATATCATTCATTGAGATTGCAGATGCAACATCAGTCTTCTGAATTATCTTCCTTTTGTCATCCTCCACGTGAGCCCAAGATCTCATTGTGAGCTCCATTATGAACAGTTCACAAGCCTTGCCTAACAGCATAGTAGCCTCACTTGATACCATCTTCACATCTTCATCAAACTTCATGATCTTCTTAATCCTCGACAGAGGCAAGTTGTTCTTCAAATCACTGCTCTCTTTAATTTCCTTCATCTGTCTTTCCCAGAAGGTTTTTACCCGTTGCTGCAACTGTTCTTGCTGCCGCTGGTATATGCATTGCCGATCATAGCGATACCCTCCAGCATAGGGTGAAGCTACAGGAACACCAACTGCCTGTTTCTTGCCTCCATCTGCTTGTGCTGGAGCTCCACTAATTCTTTTTCCTGCTTCACGTCGCTGGTTTTGATCCATCTTAACTGCTGTtattcaattcaaattaatcTTTCACCATTCATACCATAAGCAATAGGATTCATGAAAAACGAACATCGTCTATGCCCTAAAGAAACCCTTGTGATTCAGAAATAGAGCACATCAAGAAGATTCCtcaagttttaattttgaaaaagaatcattaagataaaaatttgtaagaaaaataaaatctgtatataatagAACTTCGTACATCATGTTTGCCTAGTATAGGCGATTTTAGACACCAAATACATTGATGACCGTTTTAAACTCAagtaaatgaaattatttgtgTCAAACTTTAATGATAACTCATAAAGCCTGTTTCTGTTACACACAATTAGAATCACAGTAAGAAAAATGATACTtgacattaaaaattaaagctTTTTCCAACAACTAGCAAAAACTAAAAACCAgcaatatatattatagtaaaaaCATAGAAGGACAAAGTCACggagaagaagatatatatacCTCGAATTTGCTTTGATCGAAGTGAAATTTCAGTTCCCAAACAATGAGAGAAAATTTTAAGACAAACGAAGGTGATAATGAAAGTCAAAGAAAGAACTGCAAGTAGTTATGCtacaatagtttttttttaaaataaaaaaatttactttttctttataataattttatacttataatatgttataatatatgttaaataaatataaatatgtgttactctattattattttccttttttttatgacaaaatGTCTCCCACTAGTATTTACTACCtggaaaataaattgtttaatttaactataaaatattttttaaaacaaactacaacttctgaagaaaaaaaacagcTCAATAGGcaatagaacacaaagtgttatCTAAAAAAGCGCCAATAAGCTGTTTCAATTGTACAAATGACtaaagaaaattgaataaaaatatgtattaattattttcatatatatatatatatatatatatatatatatatatatatatatatatatatatatatatatatatatatatatatatatatatatgtgtgtgtgtgtgtgtgtgtgtggatgtactgaaataaaataaatttctaccaattaataACACtgtcaaatataataaagataagAAGTTGACAACCTCATTAAGCATATATATAACcaaataaaaactttatttaactcattaattatcaatatataGTACTACTTTGTTTTAAAACTACAACATTCTTTGTATGACAAAAGGTTCCTAGCAAAAGTAAACAAATTGTGTTAAAGTAtagtttttttcaaaaaaataaactagttttttaaaattttcatgttcCTGTATAAGtaattagattttttaaaactacAACATTCTTTGTATGACAAAAGGTTCCTagcaaaagtaaaaaaaatgtgttaaagtataggttttttttcaaaaaaaaaaaactagtttttcaaaattttcatgttcctacttataattaaaaatattattttaatgtagaTCTTACCtacatgaattaattaaattaaaagtagtcgtttataaatttttagaaCTTTCtgtataagtaatttttttcactttataaACAACTTTCTTTATATTCAAAGCAACATGTGAATATATGTACGTGaaacttatattaaaatgaaatttgtattcataaaactatttcaaaagagggttatttaaacaatttttttctcctattttgacataataattttacttttaaacaaCTCATGCCAGTTAAGCATCGTATACTcacatttattgtttttatagcTTTTATTAGTcatcaatttcaaattaataaagtctcatttaaaactaaaattattaatattttgcgaacttcaataaaaacaaactaaGTGATGATcagttttaaaataagaaatatttatgtCAAATATAATATCAAGATGAGTAAatgcttttaatgtttttcattaaaactGTTAGTTATTATTGTTATCTACATTTATTAATCATCAGTTACAAAATGCAAAAGTCTCATTAATTAAgctaaaatattgaaaagcaacgttttttttttttgagtttgTCAACCAGACAACTCAACctttaaaacatgttttgaaaCCAAAACTGACCAATACAATTATacatataaacataaacatgtTCTATGAAATTAGATTGAATCTTATTACCAAATAACAATTAGAAAACACGGAGGGAAATAGTATAAACATGATTAGAACCTACAAGCCCTTGCACAGCCCtgttaattcatatatatatatatatatatatatatatatatatatatatatatatatatatatatatatatatatatatatatatataaagggtTGATTAATTTACGTAACATTTTAcagtatattaaattttaattgattaaaatatcttatttataaaaacatacatactttaaaggtattttaataatttttatttttaatatataagaatatttttgtcaattaaaatttgatatactcGTTGacaaaccatatatatatatatatatatatatatatatatatatatatatatatatatatatatatatatatatatatatatatatatatatatttatatttatatttatgagttacaaaaatacaaaagccTCTTTGAATGTTTTTGGGAAAAAAACAATGCTTTTGGGCCTTGCCAACAAAACAACTCATAAGGCATTTGAATCTtctcattgaaaaaaaaaatcacaggTAAAACAAACTTATATGTTATACATAAGCACAACTATAAAACACGTATAAAGGGTATCAAAGGCTCAAGTAAATAAAATGTGTCTAAccttaaattatataaaattaattattcttattatcaACATTCAAAATCGTAGGAAAACCtgataattgaaattaaaaattaaatctttCTCTTAGCAATAATTAAATAGACATCATGTATATATAATGCTATAAGAGGGCATGCAACCTGGAAAATAACTGGAAAATAAGGAGTTCCAAATTGTAATACACAAACACGAAGGTATGAGAATTTGATCATCAGatgacaaagaagaaaaaacagagaagagaaaaaaagatatACCTTAACTTTGTCTTGATTAACAGTTGAGATTTGAGTTCCAATCCAAAAcaagaaaatgaatatataaacaAGGTGGGGGTAATAAAAGTCAAAGAAAGGAGTCAGTTTCAATGTTTCAATAACTTTATTTAATGATGAACACGTACTTCAATagcattatttattaatattaaatattactattgtTAATATGACATGCATTATCGGTtacaaaatgaattaaattacaatagAACAAGGATGACTAGCATCCATTCTGTAAGCACACTGTTTTTAGAACTGTTTCTAGATGACTTCATGAGGAACTAAAACATTTAGATGTTTTTAAAAGTcatataatttcattcaaattattgaattaatcaaattaggctttaaaatcatttttagaTATCAATCCATTATTTGTTCTTGGATCATCAATCTTATAGGTTTctctgtaatttattttattaatttttcttcatccaatttGTTCAGAAAGTCTATCTAAATTGATTATCATTTCTGTATATAATCTGCTCAACAATTTGAaacactttttaatttaatattatgtaaatatgtAGATTAGCTGATCTAATAGaatcaataaattattataccCTATTTTAATCAGTGAACTTCTTTACaggctttaatttttttttaagacatTCCTTTAACTTCAGAGACTTTATAGGTCTAGAACTCACAGATAGTAGAACTCACAAATACTAAAAGACTgttttaaattgaaacaaatattaAGAATTGAAGTCTGAATAccaaatagaaataataaaattaaataatagattaaatttttttacaaattcattattttaaaattttaagttagaTGTGATCTTTTATATGGATTGTATATAACTTGTTATTGAATctccttaattttttattaacaaaaaaattaaaatatagaaagaaTACGGATGTTTCAACCTGCATATGAACTAAAACCAAATAAGGATCCTATTTTTCTGTATGTAAATGTCAAAAAAAGAACCCCATGGAACATACTCTTACAATAAAATCAATCTTAATTAAGGAGGAAAATATGGAATTGGAATTGGAAGGAGGAAAATAATTTGGGTAAAAGTGAAAATTAGTATGTGAGCCAAAAGAAAGTGGAAATTTTGGTGGAAAGGACATAAAATTATTCAATGATACCTTCTCAGTTAAATGGAAATAGACATCATGAACAACACAAAATATAATTGTGGAAAGACACATTGAAATCTAAATATGGGATTTGAGAAATCCAAACACGAGTTCTCTAAATTCATgatctttctcttctttccacTGTCActtgacaatttaaaaaacatacttCTTTTACATATACAGAAAAGTTGAATATAAATTAGGTGATAATTTTCTCAAAAACATCAACTTTTTAAATATCTCAAAAACACAATTAATCATGATATGGATAAATGTTGAATATCTCAAGATGATTCACAGACAAATTCGAATCAAATACAAGCTTAAAGGTTTAGTTCTACCGCATCAAACTACTATTGATCAATCCCAAAAATGGAAACGATTGGTTGAAACCTCCAATATCAGAAGGCAACTTTGGGAATTATCCATCAAATCTGAAAATATGTAGTTCaacacatttatatttttaatccacACCAAAAAACTACAAATCCATTGTAAAATACGAATGGGGAGCTTAAGTACCATTGTTTTTACCATGTAAATACCGCTCATGAGTTTGTCTTTTAGgttttttattcttcatgaCATTTTTTTCACCAAATaccttttattttgtttaatcatCTGAAGTAGGAGAAGGGTTTTGCTGATTGGGGGGGACAGTTGAACTTGGAACGAGAGGATAGATTTGCAGCGCATGAGGAATTTCAGCAGCAACATAAGGTGGTGGTGGGCTTGCAACATGTTGAGGAGGTGGCATATGAGGAACATTCTCAGTTGGTGTTGGAGCATTGCCTGGAAGCAATGGATGCATCATTGTGTTTTTGTGAACCCTAGGAATGGGGGCAATATCCTCAAGAAAATCAAACACATCAGTCCTGGCAATTGCAGATGCAACGTCAGACTTCTTGATTGTACTCCTATTGTTGTCCTCGGCGTTAGCCCAAGCTTTCATTGTGAGCTCCATTATGAACAGTTCACAGGCCTTGGCAAACACCACAGGAGCCTCAGCTGAAACCAACTTCACATCTGCATCACTCTTCATGATCTTCTTAACCCTCGACATAGGTATCCTGTGTTGATTCCTTAAATCAGTGCTCTCCTCAATTTCCTTCAGTTGTTGTGCCCAAAAGCTCTTCACTTTTTCCTCCAACTGATCCTGTTGTTGCTGTTGTCGGTCCATGCTTCGGAGAGCATAGTGATTCTCTCCTGGGTAGGGTGAAGGAACAGAAGGACCAACAGTCTGAATAGGAGGATTGGTAGGTTTGGACTGATATTGGTTCTTGTTATGTGCTTCTTGTGCAGGAGCAGAACCAATTCCTCTTCATGGTTGACCATGCTGGTTTTGCTCCATGCTAGCTGCTCTAATTGAATTCAAATTAATCTCTGAACAGTCATAGAGCaacaaaattcaagaaaagatGATCATCATATATGCCCTAAGAAAAAACGTTAAGTAATCTCAATAATTATTGACATTGGTCTGAGTCAATTGATTCATATAGAGCATGTGTATCATATAGATCTTTGAATCAAGAAGACTCATGTTTTAAGTGTGGAAAAAAATCAGTAAAAGTAAAGATCACACATGctgtgagaaaaataaattgacataTAGTACAATTCCATACATCATATTTGCCAATTCAGACATAACCTGACTCTACAAACCCATTACATTTCCCTTTTTGGGGTTATGTAAATGTCAAATGTGTCAAACCTTTAAATCATGTAAGAAGTTTATGTAAATTGTCATTTGTCGAAGTCAATAATGATAGAGCTAGAACATGTCTCATATACCTCAATAAATGAAGAAGACTCCTCAAAATACTTGCAAAAAAATAAATGGgaacaatatataatattatttcacgCATCATGTTTGCTAGTATACATGATTATATCTCACAAACTCATTTCATATAACCCTTTTAAACCcaattaacaaaacaaatgaGTTGAACTTTAATCCTCATAAAActaagattaaaattaatgttttttccAACTTCTAGCACTGATTTAAAAAGGAATCAAATTTATATAACAGCTGCAAAATAACAATCACCACATATTAAAAGTCATGAGCCTTCGCAATaccttttaaatttgttattggAAAAATTAACTAACAAGACTAATTATAACAAACATGTGGGTAATGAAGTAAAATCGAATTTGAGgtagcaagaaaaaaaaaacaaagagagaAGTAGGGTTATACCTCAACTTTATTTTGAGCAGATTGATATTTCAGTTCCAACCAAAGAGAGAAATTGGAAAAGAAGAtggtaaagaaaatgaataaacataattcttttagtttaattatattaaaagttttgATGTATCAAACATGCTTCATGTTAgcatttgaa
Protein-coding sequences here:
- the LOC128197462 gene encoding nuclear transcription factor Y subunit C-3-like, producing the protein MDQNQRREAGKRISGAPAQADGGKKQAVGVPVASPYAGGYRYDRQCIYQRQQEQLQQRVKTFWERQMKEIKESSDLKNNLPLSRIKKIMKFDEDVKMVSSEATMLLGKACELFIMELTMRSWAHVEDDKRKIIQKTDVASAISMNDMFDFLVDVVPRDDTVPVMAGQQVLPAPNQNAPYPYMSLPPPPPPPPPYAAPTTAPGNASSSSAANPFYFNFNPTPDEQGPSNSNHH
- the LOC108341647 gene encoding nuclear transcription factor Y subunit C-3; the encoded protein is MDRQQQQQDQLEEKVKSFWAQQLKEIEESTDLRNQHRIPMSRVKKIMKSDADVKLVSAEAPVVFAKACELFIMELTMKAWANAEDNNRSTIKKSDVASAIARTDVFDFLEDIAPIPRVHKNTMMHPLLPGNAPTPTENVPHMPPPQHVASPPPPYVAAEIPHALQIYPLVPSSTVPPNQQNPSPTSDD